The following is a genomic window from Hyalangium gracile.
CCACTTCCAGGGCGTGCTCGCCCTCGCCCTGGCCGGCCTGGCCGTGCCCGTCCCCGGGCTGTACCTGCCCGGGGCCGAGCGTCTGACCCACCTCGCCGTCGCCCTGCCCGACACCGCCCTGCTCCTTGTGTCCGTACTTGAAGCGCGGGATGTCGATGAAGGGGATGGGGATGGAGATGGCATCCTTGCCCTTCTTGCCGAGCATCTCGCCCTTCTGCACGTACTTGCGCAGGTTGGCCTTGATCTTCCCTCGGACGATCGCCTTGAAGCGGGCGTGGTCTTGGTGGATCTTCAGGGACACGCCTACTCCTTCGCGTCGCCGCGGGCGAAGATGCTCGCCACGAAGTTGAGCACGTCCGTGGAGCAGATCTCGCAGTAACCGTAGTTCTTCATCATCCGGTCCTTCACGAGATCGATCTTCTCCTGCGTCTCCTTGTCCACCACGCTGGACACCAGGTTCTTGAGCTTGATGCTGTCCTTCTGATCCTCGAACAGCTTGAGCTCCAGCGCCTTGTGGAGTCGCTCGTTGGTCCGGTAGTTGAAGGTCTTCCCCTCGACGGCGAGCGCGCCGATGTAGTTCATGATCTCGCGGCGGAAGTCGTCCTTGCGGCTCTCGGGGATGTCGATCTTCTCCTCGATGGCGCGCATCAGGCGCTCATCCGGCTCCTCGTAGAGGCCGGTGTACTTGTTCTTGACCTTCTCCTTCTGGGTGTAGGCCTTGATGTTGTCGATGTAGTTGCCGCACAGCTTGCCGATGGCGTCCTCATCGGCGGAGATGGCGCGCTGGACCTCGTTCTTGACGATGTCCTCGTACTCCTGCTTCACGGTGGTGAGCAGCTCCTTGAAGCGCTTGCGGGCGTCCTCGCTGTTGATGAGCGAGTGCGTCTTGAGGCCCGCGTCCAGCTCGTTGAGGACCATGAAGGGGTTGATGCAGCCCTCGCCCTTGTCGCTCACCAGGGCGTTGGAGATCTTGTCCTGGATGTAGCGGGGGCTGATGCCCTCGAGGCCCTCGCGGACGGACTCCTTGCGGAGCTCCTTGATGTTGTCCTCGGTGAAGTTGGGCAGCGTCTTGCCGTTGTAGAGCTTGAGCTTCTGCAGGAGCGACAGGTTGTGCTTCTTGGGCTCCTCCAGGCGCGTCATCACCGCCCACATGGCGGCCATCTCCAGGGTGTGCGGGGCGATGTGCTTGCCCTTGATGGCGCGCGAGTTGAAGTCCTTCTCGTAGATCTTCACCTCCTCGCCCAGCTTGGTGATGTACGGCACGTCGATCTTCACCGTACGGTCACGCAGCGCCTCCATGAACTCGTTGTTCTCGAGCTTCTTGTACTCGGGCTCGTTGGTGTGGCCGATGATGACTTCGTCGATGTCCGTCTGGGGGAACTTCTTCGGCTTGATCTTGTGCTCCTGCGAGGCGCCGAGCAGATCGTAGAGGAAGGCCACGTCCAGCTTGAGCACCTCGACGAACTCGATGATGCCGCGGTTGGCGATGTTGAACTCGCCGTCGAAGTTGAAGGCGCGCGGGTCCGAGTCCGAGCCGTACTCGGCGATCTTCCGGTAGTTGATGTCGCCGGTGAGCTCGGTGGAGTCCTGGTTCTTCTCGTCCTTGGGCTGGAAGGTGCCGACGCCGACGCGGTCCTTCTCGCTGAAGATGAGGCGGTTGACGCGCACGTGGCTCATCACCTTGGCGAAGTCACCCTGGTACTGCGTCATCAGCTCCTTGAAGACGAAGCGGCAGGCGGGGCACAGCTCGCAGCCATCCGGGATGGTGTAGCCGCTGTCGGGAGGGGACAGCTCGGCGAACACCTTGGGGCGCCACTCACGAGGGATGAGGTTGAGCGGCTCCTCGTTCATGGGGCACTTCATCTTCTCCTTGATGACCGTGCCGTCCGGCTGCTTCTTGTCGGTGGTCCAGGAGTAGGTGTACGCGGCACCCTCGGGCGTCTTGGAGTACTCCTCCATGCCCTTCTTGAGCAGGCGGGCGATGGTGGACTTGGAGGAGCCGACGGGGCCGTGCAGGAGGATGACGCGCTTCTCGGTGCCGTAGCCCTGGGCGGCGGACTTGAAGACGTTGACCAGCTTCATCAGCGGCACGTCCAGGCCGAAGATGGCGTCACGGCCGCCGAAGCGCTCATCACTGAAGAAGTGGTAGCGGATGAGCTTCTTCTTGTTGTCGATGTACTCCGTCTTCCCGTGGCTGAGGATCATGTCGTAGATCCTCTGGTAGGCGGTGCGGGTGATCTTGGGATTCTTCCGGACGATCTCGAGGTAGTCCTCGAAAGAGCCCTCCCAGTTGAGCTCCGCGTAGGTCTTCGCGTCCTGCATCGCGGCGATCTTGGAGACCCACGAACCCTTCTCAGCGTCCTTCATGTCTCTCCCTCGAGGCCACCCGAGGGCGCGGGAGTCGCGCACACGAGGGGCCAGAATTTGAACCTGGGGGGCTGGATACCCATTCCGATGCACCCCGCTAGCGGGTCCCAGGCAACAACGCTCCTGGCGCCCCTTCGGGACCCCGCCGCGGAGTGGGACCGCGTGGTCAGCACGTGTCGGAAGTGCCAGTTGGGGGCACCCCCTCCACGGGGTGAAAAGGCATCCTGATTATAAGGACCCCAGTCCCGGCGGGTAGGGTCCAGCGGGTCATCTCCCCATCAGTGAACGTCCGGGACCGGTGGCCGACCGGCTCGGAGGCTCAGTTGTGGGGCAATATCCCCTATGTATGGACATAACGGCGGGGGGGTGTGACGTGCAACCGAGCCTGCTGGAGGGGTAGGGGTGAAGGTAGGACACTCGGCCCATGGGGTTGGAGTGTCGGGCAGTGAGCAGGAGGGGAGGTGGGAAGGGGGCCGGGCAGGGGAGCAGGGGTCGCTTGGTTTTGGGCCCTGCCTGCGTATCCTCCCGCGCCTCCATGGCGTCCGCACTGTCCTCAGTCCCCGCAGCCTCCCCCTCGCCCGAGCCGATGCTGTCGGCGGTGCCCGAGCCCGAGCGTGAGCCGTCCCCGCGGCTGCTGCTCGGGCTGTTGATCGTCGCGGCGCTGGTGCCTCGGCTGGTGGTGTTCCCGGTGAACGAGAACCTGTACGGGGACGCGGTGGCGCGCACGGAGCTGGCCGAGCGCTGGCTGCAGGCGCCGCACTTCATCCGATCATTCAAGGATGGGGCGCTGCAGTTCGGGCCGCTGCACCTGTACATGGTGGGGGCGGCGCTGAAGGTGATCGATCGGGAGCACGCGGGCCGGGCGGTGAGCCTGCTGTTCGGCGTGCTGTCGGTGGTGCCGCTGTTCGCGCTGACGCGGCGCTACTTCGGCTGGCGCGCGGGGCTGTGGGCGGGCCTGGCCTTCTGCGTCTGGGGCATGCACCTGCAGATGTCCACCACGGCGGCCAGCGAGGCGGTGGCGCTGTTCTTCATGCTGAGCGTGTTCGCGCTGTTCTCGCAGGCGCTGGAGGAGAGCCGGTTCGGCCCGCTGTTCGGGGCGGCGGTGGTGCTGAACCTGGCATGCGCGCTGCGCTACGACGCCTGGATGTACATTCCCCTGCTGGCGGTGATGCCGCTGCTGTGGAGGGGGGACAAGGTGGCGGGCGTGACGATGGCCGTGTCCTTCGGCCTGCTGTGCCTGCCGTTTCCGCTGCTGTGGATGCAGGGCAACGAGCTGGCGCACGGCGATCCGCTCTACCCCATCAAGTACATCGACGAGTTCCACAAGAACTGGGTGGCGAGCTCGGGCGGCGGGGGGAAGGACTGGTGGCTGCGTGCCCAGGGACTGGGCTTCTGGCCGGGGACGGCGCTCTTCACGCTCACTCCGGGGGTGGCGCTGCTGGGGATGGCCGGCATGGTGAAGGCGTGGCGCGAGCGGCCGGAGCTGCGCTGGCTGGTGCTGGCGGCGCTGGTGCCCACCGCTTACTACACCTTCCGGGCGGCGGTGCTGCTCGACTTCATGCCGCTGGGGCGCTTCACGGTGACTCAGGTGGTGCTGGTGCTGCCGTTCGTCGCGCTCGGCCTCAAGGCATGCGTGGGGGCGTGGGGGGCAGGGGCGGGCAAGGCGGTGGCGGGGACGAGCCTCGCGCTGGCGGTGACGATGCCCGTGGCGCTGGGCCTCTCTACCTTCCGGGTGGACGGGAGCTGGCGCGACTCGCTGAGGCCCGTGAGCCCGACCTCCACCAATCCGCAGCCGGTGATGCAGGCGGTGCGCTTCATCGAGGCGGAGGTGGCGGAGAAGGGGAAGGCGTTCGTGCTCGACAGCGACGATCGGTACATGGATCTGCAGCTCGGCTTCTTCGTCGGGCTGCCCGAGGCCCGCATGGTGCGGATGCGCTGGGGCGGCTTCCGGCAGCGGGTGGAGACGGAGCGGCCGGAGTACCTCGTGCGCTTCGAGCAGGGCGCGCTCGCGCGGGAGCCCTGGGTGAAGCTGGAGGGGCGCACGCTGAGGCTCGGCGACGTCACCTATGAAGAGGTGGACGGCTTCTCCGCGCCCGTGCACGTCTACCGGCTGCGGCCGTAGCGGCGCCGAGCCCCGCGGGGCTCAGGCCTCCGGGTCGTAGTCGTCCGCATGCCCGTCGGCCACCGAGCGGTGGGCGTCGAGCCAGCCCTGGAGGATGAACTGGGCGGCCACCTGATCGATGACCTGGCGGCGCTTGGCTCGGGAGAGGTCCGCCTCGAGCAGGGTCCGCTCGGCCGCCACCGTGGACAGCCGCTCGTCCCAGAACTCCACCGGCAGGCCGAGCGCCTGGCTCGCCGCGTCGGCGAACTTCCGGGAGGCCTCGGCGCGCGGGCCCTCCGAGCCATCCATGTTGAGGGGCAGCCCCACGACGAGGCGTGAGGCCTCGTGCTCGCGCGCTAGCCCGGCCAGCTCCGCGAGGTCCGCCTTGAGGTTGGTGCGCCGTATCGTGGTGACGGCCTGGGCGGTCAGCCCGAGCCCGTCCGAGACGGCCACCCCGATGGTCTTGGTACCCACGTCGAGGCCCAGCGTGCGCATGGCCGCGGGACTCTAGTCGCAATCTCGCGCCATGGACCGCACCGTCCACGGACAGGGACGGCTCGCCGTCGGCTGGCCAACCTAACCCACTGAATTCGTTGGATGCGGAGCAGGCGAGGGCGTCGGCATCGCCGGTGCAATCGCCCGGTGCGTCCGATGCGCGGCGGCTTGCGACTCCAACCTCTTTCCCGACGCGCGGGAGGCAACATGCTCGACTTCATCAAGAACGCAGTGAACACGCTGGCCGGGCCGATGGCGACCGCGGTCGATTTCGCGGGGGACAAGCTGGGCCTTCCCCCGATGCTGACCAACTCCATCAAGGCGGTGGCCGGGGCGATGACCGGCAACGTGATGATGGCCGCCAGCGGCGCGATGGGCGTCATCTCGGATCTGCAGAAGGATCCGCCGGCCCAGACGGAGTTCTACCCGGCTCGCGACATGTCCAAGGCCCAGGAGGGTTATGCCCCCGCCGGACAGGCCATCTCGACGTCCACCACCGTGAGCTCCCGCCCGGGCAGCACGGCGGGCACCCACGCGGCCAGCACGGCGAGCACGGGCACCCTGGAGCCGAGCATCCTCGAGTACCGGGACGCGCTGCGCACCATCGCCGCCAACTTCGGCATCCTCGACACGCTCTGCGGCAAGAAGAACGAGAAGATCGACGCGCAGACGCTGGCGATGGCCGCGAACCTCTCGACGCTGTCCCCCGAGCTGCGCAAGGCGGCTCGCTTCCTCTGCGCGCACCCCGAGTACCGCAACATGGTGGACACGGCGGGCAAGGGCGGCAGCGTCGATGGCACCATCAGCCAGCTGGACGTGCAGAAGGCGCTGAAGAAGGTGAACGAGGACATCGAGCGCCATGGCGTGCGTCAGCCCGCGCCGTCCACGCCCGCTCCCGCGCCGTCGACTCCGC
Proteins encoded in this region:
- a CDS encoding PrkA family serine protein kinase, whose protein sequence is MKDAEKGSWVSKIAAMQDAKTYAELNWEGSFEDYLEIVRKNPKITRTAYQRIYDMILSHGKTEYIDNKKKLIRYHFFSDERFGGRDAIFGLDVPLMKLVNVFKSAAQGYGTEKRVILLHGPVGSSKSTIARLLKKGMEEYSKTPEGAAYTYSWTTDKKQPDGTVIKEKMKCPMNEEPLNLIPREWRPKVFAELSPPDSGYTIPDGCELCPACRFVFKELMTQYQGDFAKVMSHVRVNRLIFSEKDRVGVGTFQPKDEKNQDSTELTGDINYRKIAEYGSDSDPRAFNFDGEFNIANRGIIEFVEVLKLDVAFLYDLLGASQEHKIKPKKFPQTDIDEVIIGHTNEPEYKKLENNEFMEALRDRTVKIDVPYITKLGEEVKIYEKDFNSRAIKGKHIAPHTLEMAAMWAVMTRLEEPKKHNLSLLQKLKLYNGKTLPNFTEDNIKELRKESVREGLEGISPRYIQDKISNALVSDKGEGCINPFMVLNELDAGLKTHSLINSEDARKRFKELLTTVKQEYEDIVKNEVQRAISADEDAIGKLCGNYIDNIKAYTQKEKVKNKYTGLYEEPDERLMRAIEEKIDIPESRKDDFRREIMNYIGALAVEGKTFNYRTNERLHKALELKLFEDQKDSIKLKNLVSSVVDKETQEKIDLVKDRMMKNYGYCEICSTDVLNFVASIFARGDAKE
- a CDS encoding ArnT family glycosyltransferase — its product is MLSAVPEPEREPSPRLLLGLLIVAALVPRLVVFPVNENLYGDAVARTELAERWLQAPHFIRSFKDGALQFGPLHLYMVGAALKVIDREHAGRAVSLLFGVLSVVPLFALTRRYFGWRAGLWAGLAFCVWGMHLQMSTTAASEAVALFFMLSVFALFSQALEESRFGPLFGAAVVLNLACALRYDAWMYIPLLAVMPLLWRGDKVAGVTMAVSFGLLCLPFPLLWMQGNELAHGDPLYPIKYIDEFHKNWVASSGGGGKDWWLRAQGLGFWPGTALFTLTPGVALLGMAGMVKAWRERPELRWLVLAALVPTAYYTFRAAVLLDFMPLGRFTVTQVVLVLPFVALGLKACVGAWGAGAGKAVAGTSLALAVTMPVALGLSTFRVDGSWRDSLRPVSPTSTNPQPVMQAVRFIEAEVAEKGKAFVLDSDDRYMDLQLGFFVGLPEARMVRMRWGGFRQRVETERPEYLVRFEQGALAREPWVKLEGRTLRLGDVTYEEVDGFSAPVHVYRLRP
- the ruvX gene encoding Holliday junction resolvase RuvX; its protein translation is MRTLGLDVGTKTIGVAVSDGLGLTAQAVTTIRRTNLKADLAELAGLAREHEASRLVVGLPLNMDGSEGPRAEASRKFADAASQALGLPVEFWDERLSTVAAERTLLEADLSRAKRRQVIDQVAAQFILQGWLDAHRSVADGHADDYDPEA